The Mycolicibacterium boenickei genome has a segment encoding these proteins:
- a CDS encoding bifunctional [glutamine synthetase] adenylyltransferase/[glutamine synthetase]-adenylyl-L-tyrosine phosphorylase — MNVPKPATDRPKLPSVGRLGLVHPQASAHLEQLGWNTESHVELLWSLSRAPDADIALLSMVRLTDALESGADELNRQLLTDRALRGRLFGVLGSSLALGDHLIAHPQSWRLLAGDVVLPGVEELHGIFTAAARVAEIDRGTSSAVPALRDLYRDHLLVLAALDVASTVENEPVLPFVDVAAHLSDLADAALGAALTVATRVVCEDGNEPRLAVIAMGKCGARELNYVSDVDVIFVGEAIAEGDGDDNLATATRVAGEMMQFAGEAFFEVDAALRPEGKRGQLVRTLESHIAYYQRWAKTWEFQALLKARPAAGDAELGKAYIDALMPMVWTACEREDFVPEVQAMRRRVEELVPAGVRARELKLGTGGLRDVEFAVQLLQLVHGRNDDSLHVASTVDALAALGEGGYIGRDDTANMTASYEFLRLLEHRLQLQRLKRTHMLPDDGDDEAYRWLARAAHVRPDGRHDAQGVLREELKRQSMRVSRLHAKLFYQPLLESVGQPAVGIGAGMSTEAAERQLAALGYEGPQSALTHLAALTGQSGRRGTVQQVLLPTLLDWLSDTPDPDAGLLAYRRISDELAEQRWYLSTLRDEGAVAKRLMRVLGTSAYIPELLMRAPEVIQLYADGPNGPKLLDGDPDSVARALVASAGRHPDPVRGIAAARTLRRRELARIASADVLGLLEVTDVCKALTSVWVAVLQAALDAVIRANTPESGVPARIAVIGMGRLGGGELGYGSDADVMFVCEPASGVEDSAAVRWSMSIAEQVRGLLGTPSADPPLEVDTGLRPEGRNGPLVRTLASYATYYEQWAQPWEIQALLRAHRVAGDLELGDRFLLMADKTRYPSGGVSAEAVQEIRRIKARVDAERLPRGADPNTHTKLGRGGLADIEWTVQLLQLRYAHKVPALHNTSTLQTLDAIGAAELVAESDVELLRDAWLTATRARNALVLVRGKPTDQLPGPGRQLNAVALAAGWGSDDGGEFLDNYLRVTRRAKGVVRKIFGGE; from the coding sequence GTGAACGTGCCGAAGCCTGCAACCGATCGCCCGAAACTGCCCAGCGTCGGTCGGCTCGGTCTGGTGCATCCGCAGGCGTCCGCGCACCTGGAACAGCTCGGCTGGAACACCGAGTCGCACGTCGAGTTGCTGTGGTCGCTGTCTCGGGCCCCGGACGCCGACATCGCCCTGCTGTCGATGGTGCGGCTGACCGATGCGCTCGAATCCGGGGCGGACGAGCTCAACCGCCAACTGCTGACCGACCGGGCGTTGCGGGGCCGGCTGTTCGGGGTGCTGGGATCCTCCCTGGCCCTCGGCGACCACCTCATCGCCCACCCGCAGTCGTGGCGGTTGCTCGCAGGCGATGTCGTACTCCCCGGTGTCGAGGAGCTGCACGGCATCTTCACCGCCGCTGCCCGCGTTGCTGAGATCGACAGGGGCACAAGCAGTGCCGTGCCGGCACTGCGAGACCTCTACCGCGACCATCTGCTGGTCCTGGCCGCGCTCGACGTGGCGTCCACCGTCGAGAACGAGCCGGTGCTGCCCTTCGTCGACGTCGCCGCGCACCTGTCCGACCTGGCCGACGCCGCGCTGGGCGCCGCACTGACCGTCGCCACCCGGGTGGTGTGCGAGGACGGCAACGAACCCCGGCTGGCGGTCATCGCCATGGGCAAATGCGGTGCGCGCGAGCTGAACTACGTCAGCGACGTCGACGTCATCTTCGTCGGCGAGGCGATCGCCGAGGGCGACGGCGACGACAACCTCGCCACCGCGACCCGGGTCGCCGGCGAGATGATGCAGTTCGCCGGCGAAGCGTTCTTCGAGGTCGATGCCGCGCTGCGCCCCGAAGGCAAACGCGGCCAGCTGGTCCGGACGCTGGAATCCCACATCGCCTACTACCAGCGCTGGGCGAAAACCTGGGAATTCCAGGCACTGCTCAAGGCGCGTCCCGCCGCGGGCGACGCCGAACTCGGCAAGGCCTACATCGATGCCCTGATGCCGATGGTGTGGACCGCCTGCGAGCGTGAGGATTTCGTGCCCGAGGTGCAGGCCATGCGCCGCCGCGTCGAGGAACTCGTCCCGGCCGGGGTGCGGGCCCGCGAGCTCAAACTCGGCACCGGCGGCCTGCGCGACGTCGAATTCGCCGTCCAGCTCCTGCAATTGGTGCACGGACGCAATGACGACTCACTACATGTGGCGTCCACCGTCGACGCGCTGGCCGCCCTCGGTGAGGGCGGGTACATCGGGCGCGACGACACCGCCAACATGACCGCGTCCTACGAATTCCTGCGACTGCTCGAACACCGGCTGCAGCTGCAGCGGCTCAAGCGCACCCACATGCTGCCCGACGACGGCGACGACGAGGCCTACCGCTGGCTGGCCCGGGCCGCGCACGTGCGCCCCGACGGCCGCCACGACGCCCAGGGCGTACTGCGCGAGGAACTCAAACGGCAGAGCATGCGGGTGTCGCGTCTGCACGCCAAGCTCTTCTACCAGCCGCTGCTGGAATCGGTGGGCCAGCCGGCGGTCGGCATCGGCGCCGGGATGAGCACCGAGGCGGCCGAACGACAGCTCGCCGCACTGGGTTACGAGGGGCCGCAGAGCGCGCTGACCCACCTGGCGGCCCTCACCGGTCAGAGCGGCCGGCGCGGCACGGTGCAGCAGGTGCTGCTCCCGACGCTGCTCGACTGGCTGTCGGACACCCCCGACCCGGACGCCGGCCTGCTGGCCTACCGCCGGATCAGCGACGAACTGGCCGAACAGCGCTGGTACCTGTCGACCCTGCGCGACGAGGGGGCCGTGGCCAAGCGGTTGATGCGGGTGCTCGGCACCTCGGCCTACATCCCGGAACTGCTGATGCGGGCCCCCGAGGTGATCCAGCTCTACGCCGACGGGCCCAACGGGCCCAAACTGCTCGACGGCGATCCGGACAGCGTGGCCCGCGCACTGGTGGCCTCGGCCGGACGGCACCCGGACCCGGTGCGCGGCATCGCGGCCGCGCGCACGCTGCGCCGTCGGGAGCTGGCCCGCATCGCCTCGGCGGACGTGCTGGGCCTGCTCGAGGTGACCGACGTGTGCAAGGCATTGACTTCGGTGTGGGTCGCGGTGCTGCAGGCCGCCCTGGATGCCGTGATCCGGGCCAACACACCCGAATCCGGTGTGCCCGCGCGCATCGCGGTCATCGGCATGGGCCGCCTCGGCGGCGGCGAGCTCGGATACGGCTCCGATGCCGACGTGATGTTCGTGTGTGAGCCCGCCTCGGGCGTCGAGGATTCGGCCGCCGTGCGCTGGTCGATGAGCATCGCCGAACAGGTAAGGGGCCTGCTGGGGACACCGAGCGCCGATCCGCCGCTCGAGGTCGACACCGGGCTGCGCCCCGAGGGCCGAAACGGGCCCCTGGTCCGCACGCTGGCCTCGTATGCGACCTATTACGAGCAGTGGGCCCAGCCGTGGGAGATTCAGGCCCTGCTGCGGGCGCATCGCGTCGCAGGCGATCTGGAACTCGGCGATCGGTTCCTGCTCATGGCCGACAAGACCCGTTATCCCTCCGGCGGGGTATCGGCGGAAGCCGTTCAGGAGATCCGGCGGATCAAGGCGAGGGTGGACGCCGAACGCCTGCCGCGCGGCGCCGATCCCAACACGCACACCAAGCTGGGGCGTGGCGGGCTGGCCGACATCGAATGGACCGTGCAGCTGCTGCAACTGCGCTACGCGCACAAGGTGCCCGCGCTGCACAACACCTCGACCTTGCAGACGCTCGACGCGATCGGGGCGGCCGAGCTGGTCGCCGAGAGTGACGTCGAGCTGCTGCGCGATGCCTGGTTGACGGCAACCCGGGCGCGCAACGCCCTGGTGCTGGTGCGCGGCAAGCCCACCGATCAGTTGCCCGGGCCGGGCCGTCAGCTCAATGCGGTGGCCCTGGCGGCTGGTTGGGGCAGCGACGACGGTGGGGAGTTCCTGGACAATTACCTGCGGGTGACGCGGCGGGCCAAGGGTGTGGTCCGGAAGATTTTCGGCGGGGAGTAG
- a CDS encoding PaaI family thioesterase, with product MKHTFDVISAAEHDRLEALYEPFAQAMRELVDAGVRTQVDPQTIAEATAAVEAVTASLRREQRDGPHALLHAETNRPVVWANPVVGLRNALAPPLVIEHADDGSCWSEFVLGAAYEGPLGWVHGGICALVLDHILGEVASGGLNEPRYTGTITCRYNRGTPLGPLRAEAYIDRTEGVKTFARGHISDGDGITVEAEGVFITPAWARDAG from the coding sequence ATGAAGCACACGTTCGACGTCATCTCCGCCGCCGAGCACGATCGGCTCGAAGCGCTCTACGAACCCTTTGCCCAGGCGATGCGCGAACTCGTGGACGCCGGTGTGCGCACCCAGGTGGACCCGCAGACCATCGCCGAGGCCACCGCCGCCGTCGAGGCCGTCACCGCCTCGCTGCGCCGCGAACAGCGCGACGGGCCGCACGCCCTGCTGCACGCCGAGACGAACCGCCCGGTGGTGTGGGCCAACCCCGTCGTCGGGCTGCGTAACGCGCTGGCCCCGCCGCTGGTGATCGAGCACGCCGACGATGGCAGCTGCTGGAGTGAATTCGTGCTGGGCGCGGCGTATGAGGGGCCGCTCGGCTGGGTACACGGCGGCATCTGCGCGCTGGTGCTCGACCACATTCTCGGCGAGGTGGCCAGCGGCGGGCTGAACGAGCCGCGCTACACCGGGACCATCACCTGCCGGTACAACCGCGGCACGCCGCTGGGGCCGCTGCGCGCCGAGGCCTACATCGACCGCACCGAAGGCGTCAAAACCTTTGCGCGGGGCCATATCAGCGACGGCGACGGGATCACCGTCGAGGCCGAAGGTGTCTTCATCACCCCGGCCTGGGCGCGGGATGCCGGATGA
- a CDS encoding TIGR03619 family F420-dependent LLM class oxidoreductase yields the protein MRFYVSMAFMDTREAVEVARAADDLGYDGMGIPDHVVNLETLKTPYPYTKDGKRRWEAFTDWPDPWVMIGALALVTTRLKFVTTVYLPAMRDPYSAAKAIGTAAYLAGGRLELGIGVGWCEEEFELLGQQFARRGKRTDEMLELMKKLWEPGWTEFDGEFYTTPRLEMEPTPPRIPIYVGGLSDIALRRAARHDGWIGDLISTDAALQRVARLRDLRAEKGLTMDDFTVITPLTDAFTPEHYARAEAGGIQGIITMPWMFYSGPDATLAEKIDGLKRFRTDLALD from the coding sequence ATGAGGTTCTACGTGAGCATGGCCTTCATGGATACCCGGGAGGCCGTCGAAGTAGCCAGGGCCGCAGACGATCTCGGCTACGACGGGATGGGCATCCCGGATCACGTGGTGAACCTGGAGACGCTGAAGACGCCGTATCCCTACACCAAGGACGGCAAGCGGCGCTGGGAGGCATTCACCGACTGGCCGGACCCGTGGGTGATGATCGGCGCGCTGGCGCTCGTCACCACCCGGCTCAAGTTCGTCACCACGGTCTACCTGCCGGCGATGCGCGATCCGTACTCGGCCGCGAAAGCCATTGGCACCGCGGCCTACCTGGCCGGTGGGCGGCTGGAACTCGGCATCGGTGTCGGTTGGTGCGAGGAGGAGTTCGAGCTGCTGGGGCAGCAGTTCGCGCGACGTGGCAAGCGCACCGACGAGATGCTCGAGTTGATGAAGAAGCTGTGGGAGCCCGGCTGGACCGAGTTCGACGGCGAGTTCTACACCACACCCCGACTGGAGATGGAGCCCACACCGCCGCGGATCCCGATCTATGTCGGCGGGCTGTCCGATATCGCGCTGCGCCGCGCGGCGCGCCACGACGGCTGGATCGGCGACCTGATCTCCACGGACGCTGCCCTGCAGCGGGTGGCCCGACTACGTGACCTGCGCGCCGAAAAAGGTCTGACGATGGACGATTTCACCGTCATCACACCGCTCACGGACGCGTTCACGCCCGAGCACTACGCGCGCGCCGAAGCCGGAGGCATCCAGGGCATCATCACCATGCCGTGGATGTTCTACTCCGGCCCCGACGCCACGCTGGCCGAGAAGATCGACGGTCTGAAACGGTTCCGCACAGACCTCGCGCTGGACTAA
- a CDS encoding DoxX family protein → MTTNLDTRLGSLSPAVISLFRVVFGLLFTIHGASKLFAWPVDSGGGATPVGTWPYWYAGVIELVLGLLILVGLFTRIAAFIASGEMAFAYFTQHQPKGLWPIENGGELAVLYCFGFLLLAAIGGGAYALDAARSKSRS, encoded by the coding sequence ATGACGACCAATCTGGATACCCGACTCGGCTCGCTTTCGCCCGCCGTCATCAGTTTGTTCCGCGTCGTGTTCGGTCTCCTGTTCACCATCCACGGGGCATCGAAACTATTTGCCTGGCCCGTCGATTCCGGTGGCGGCGCCACCCCGGTCGGCACCTGGCCGTACTGGTATGCCGGTGTCATCGAACTGGTACTCGGCCTGCTGATTCTGGTCGGGTTGTTCACCCGCATCGCGGCGTTCATCGCCTCCGGCGAGATGGCGTTCGCCTACTTCACCCAGCATCAGCCCAAGGGCCTGTGGCCGATCGAGAACGGCGGCGAGCTCGCCGTGCTGTACTGCTTCGGCTTCCTGCTGCTCGCCGCAATCGGTGGTGGCGCTTACGCGTTGGATGCGGCGCGCAGCAAGAGCAGGAGTTAG
- the dtd gene encoding D-aminoacyl-tRNA deacylase, translating into MRVLVQRVTSASVTVDGDVVGAIEPNPQGLVALVGATHDDDAAKARRMAEKLWQLRILDGEKSASDVAAPILVISQFTLYANTDKGRRPSWNAAAPGPVAEPLVAAFADALEELGAVVQTGVFGAHMQVELVNDGPVTVMLEL; encoded by the coding sequence ATGCGTGTTCTGGTGCAGCGGGTGACATCGGCCAGCGTTACCGTCGACGGCGACGTCGTCGGCGCGATCGAGCCGAACCCGCAAGGGCTGGTCGCCCTGGTCGGGGCGACCCATGACGATGACGCCGCCAAGGCCCGGCGGATGGCCGAAAAGCTCTGGCAGTTACGGATTCTCGACGGTGAGAAGTCCGCGTCGGACGTTGCCGCACCCATCCTGGTGATCAGCCAGTTCACGCTGTATGCCAACACCGACAAGGGCAGGCGGCCGTCCTGGAACGCGGCCGCACCCGGTCCCGTTGCCGAACCGCTGGTGGCTGCATTCGCCGACGCGCTCGAAGAGTTGGGTGCGGTTGTGCAAACAGGAGTTTTCGGGGCGCATATGCAGGTGGAACTGGTCAATGACGGGCCGGTAACGGTGATGCTCGAGCTGTGA
- a CDS encoding darcynin family protein yields MFTVFMLVKTNPEWLGFPVAKRFDELARHLQPILDRHPAVNFRWYDTEFYTARVTDLLLWETADPHEYELAVEELRETPLWDRYFTIVEILPGVANAYADNYGRSAIG; encoded by the coding sequence ATGTTCACGGTTTTCATGTTGGTCAAGACCAATCCGGAATGGCTCGGATTCCCGGTGGCCAAACGCTTCGACGAGTTGGCCCGGCACCTGCAGCCGATTCTCGACCGCCACCCCGCGGTGAATTTCCGTTGGTACGACACGGAGTTCTACACCGCCAGGGTCACCGACCTCCTGCTGTGGGAGACCGCCGATCCGCACGAGTATGAGCTCGCGGTCGAGGAACTGCGCGAAACACCACTCTGGGACCGCTATTTCACCATCGTCGAGATCCTCCCCGGGGTGGCGAACGCGTACGCCGACAACTACGGCCGATCCGCCATCGGCTAG
- the glnA gene encoding type I glutamate--ammonia ligase, which produces MAEKTSDDIFKLIKDENVEYVDIRFCDLPGVVQHFSIPASAFDQSVFEDGLAFDGSSVRGFQSIHESDMMLLPDPDTARIDPFRAAKTLNLNFFVHDPFTREAYSRDPRNVARKAENYLASTGIADTCYFGAEAEFYIFDSVSFDSRMNGTFYEVDSESAWWNTGEPAEADGSPNLGYKVRPKGGYFPVAPYDHYVDLRDEMSTNLINAGFTLERGHHEVGTAGQAEINYKFNTLLHAADDVLLFKYIIKNTAWQNGKTVTFMPKPLFGDNGSGMHAHQSLWKDGKPLFHDESGYAGLSDIARHYIGGILHHAPSLLAFTNPTVNSYKRLVPGYEAPINLVYSQRNRSACVRIPITGNNPKAKRLEFRCPDSSGNPYLAFAAMLMAGIDGIKKKIEPLAPVDKDLYELPPDEAANIPQAPTSLAAVIDRLEEDHEYLTEGGVFTEDLIETWISYKRENEIMPIQIRPHPYEFSLYYDV; this is translated from the coding sequence GTGGCAGAAAAGACGTCCGACGACATCTTCAAGCTGATCAAGGACGAGAACGTCGAGTACGTCGACATTCGCTTCTGCGATCTGCCCGGCGTCGTCCAGCACTTCTCGATCCCGGCGTCGGCGTTCGACCAGAGCGTCTTCGAGGACGGCCTCGCGTTCGACGGTTCGTCGGTCCGCGGCTTCCAGTCGATCCACGAATCCGACATGATGCTGCTGCCGGATCCCGATACCGCGCGCATCGACCCGTTCCGCGCCGCCAAGACGCTGAACCTGAACTTCTTCGTGCACGATCCGTTCACCCGTGAGGCGTACTCCCGCGACCCGCGCAACGTGGCCCGCAAGGCGGAGAACTACCTTGCCAGCACCGGCATCGCCGACACCTGTTACTTCGGTGCCGAGGCCGAGTTCTACATCTTCGACTCGGTGTCGTTCGACTCCCGAATGAACGGCACCTTCTACGAGGTCGATTCCGAGTCCGCGTGGTGGAACACCGGCGAGCCCGCCGAGGCCGACGGCTCCCCCAACCTCGGCTACAAGGTTCGCCCCAAGGGTGGGTACTTCCCCGTCGCTCCCTACGACCACTACGTGGATCTGCGCGACGAGATGTCGACCAACCTGATCAACGCCGGCTTCACGCTCGAGCGCGGTCACCACGAGGTGGGCACCGCCGGCCAGGCCGAGATCAACTACAAGTTCAACACGCTGCTGCACGCGGCCGACGATGTGCTGCTGTTCAAGTACATCATCAAGAACACCGCGTGGCAGAACGGCAAGACCGTCACCTTCATGCCGAAGCCGCTGTTCGGTGACAACGGTTCCGGCATGCACGCCCACCAGTCGCTGTGGAAGGACGGCAAGCCGCTGTTCCACGACGAGTCCGGCTACGCGGGCCTGTCCGACATCGCTCGCCACTACATCGGCGGCATCCTGCACCACGCCCCGTCGCTGCTGGCGTTCACCAACCCGACGGTGAACTCCTACAAGCGCCTGGTGCCGGGCTACGAGGCCCCGATCAACCTGGTGTACAGCCAGCGCAACCGCTCGGCCTGTGTCCGCATCCCGATCACCGGCAACAACCCGAAGGCCAAGCGCCTCGAGTTCCGCTGCCCGGACAGCTCGGGTAACCCGTACCTGGCGTTCGCGGCCATGCTGATGGCCGGCATCGACGGCATCAAGAAGAAGATCGAGCCGCTGGCCCCGGTCGACAAGGATCTCTACGAGCTGCCGCCGGACGAGGCCGCCAACATCCCGCAGGCCCCGACCTCGCTGGCCGCGGTGATCGACCGCCTCGAAGAGGATCACGAGTACCTCACCGAGGGTGGCGTGTTCACCGAGGATCTGATCGAGACCTGGATCTCCTACAAGCGGGAGAACGAGATCATGCCGATCCAGATCCGGCCTCACCCGTACGAGTTCAGCCTGTACTACGACGTCTAA
- a CDS encoding RDD family protein — MARTMGTWLSGPGPFDAGDGGDGQDGQGKYPGERLGLPESGPGSLARMGRRLGALCIDWLVAYGLAGLVMALGFISLPMLSTAVLVIWMVLGTVAVRLFSFTPGQLAVGLAVAPADGRDRIGIVRAFLRVVLIALVIPPLVSDSDLRGLHDRLTFTAVVRR; from the coding sequence ATGGCGCGCACGATGGGAACTTGGCTGTCCGGACCCGGACCTTTCGATGCGGGCGACGGCGGGGACGGCCAGGACGGCCAGGGTAAATACCCTGGTGAGCGCCTCGGTCTGCCTGAGTCGGGGCCTGGTTCGCTGGCGCGGATGGGCCGGCGGCTCGGTGCGCTGTGCATCGATTGGCTGGTGGCCTACGGGCTGGCCGGTCTGGTGATGGCCCTCGGCTTCATTTCGCTGCCGATGCTCTCCACGGCCGTTCTGGTGATCTGGATGGTGCTCGGCACCGTCGCCGTGCGGCTGTTCTCGTTCACCCCGGGACAGCTCGCCGTAGGCCTGGCGGTGGCGCCGGCCGACGGCCGCGATCGGATCGGGATCGTGCGGGCATTCCTGCGGGTGGTGTTGATCGCGTTGGTGATCCCGCCGCTGGTTTCCGACAGTGATCTGCGCGGTCTGCACGACCGGCTGACGTTCACTGCGGTGGTGCGGCGCTAG
- a CDS encoding DUF4191 domain-containing protein has protein sequence MAKTRNAAETKAAKAEAKAARKAASKQRRSQLWQAFQIQRKEDKRLLPYMIGAFVLIVAAAVVAGLLIGGFTMYTLIPLGIVLGALVAFIIFGRRAQKSVYTKAEGQTGAAAWALDNLRGKWRVTPGVAATGHFDAVHRVIGRPGVIFVGEGSANRVKPLLAQEKKRTARLVGEIPIYDIVVGNGDGEVPLSKLERHLNKLPANITVKQMDSIESRLAALGTKTGPAGMPKGPMPAGAKMRGVQRRVQRK, from the coding sequence ATGGCGAAAACCCGCAATGCCGCTGAGACCAAGGCGGCAAAGGCCGAGGCGAAGGCTGCCCGCAAGGCGGCCTCCAAGCAGCGGCGTAGTCAGCTGTGGCAGGCATTCCAGATCCAGCGCAAAGAGGACAAACGCCTCCTGCCGTACATGATCGGCGCGTTCGTGCTGATCGTGGCTGCCGCGGTGGTCGCCGGCCTGCTCATCGGCGGGTTCACGATGTACACGCTCATCCCCCTCGGCATCGTGTTGGGCGCGCTGGTCGCCTTCATCATCTTCGGCCGTCGGGCACAGAAGTCGGTGTACACGAAGGCCGAGGGGCAGACGGGTGCGGCGGCTTGGGCGCTGGACAATCTGCGCGGCAAGTGGCGCGTCACCCCTGGCGTCGCGGCGACCGGTCATTTCGACGCGGTACACCGCGTGATCGGCCGGCCCGGTGTGATCTTCGTCGGCGAGGGCTCGGCCAACCGGGTCAAGCCGCTGCTGGCGCAGGAGAAGAAGCGCACCGCACGTCTGGTCGGCGAGATCCCGATCTACGACATCGTGGTCGGCAACGGCGACGGCGAGGTGCCGCTGTCCAAGCTGGAACGGCACCTGAACAAGCTGCCGGCGAACATCACGGTCAAGCAGATGGATTCGATCGAGTCGCGGCTCGCCGCGCTCGGCACCAAGACCGGTCCGGCCGGGATGCCCAAGGGCCCGATGCCCGCCGGCGCGAAGATGCGCGGTGTGCAGCGGCGCGTTCAGCGCAAGTAG
- the lipA gene encoding lipoyl synthase, with amino-acid sequence MTVVPEGRKLLRLEVRNAQTPIERKPPWIKTRAKMGPEYTELKGLVRREGLHTVCEEAGCPNIFECWEDREATFLIGGEQCTRRCDFCQIDTGKPAELDRDEPRRVAESVQAMGLKYSTVTGVARDDLPDGGAWLYAETVRQIHALNPNTGVELLAPDFNGNPDQLAEVFESRPEVFAHNVETVPRIFKRIRPAFRYDRSLAVITAARNFGLVTKSNLILGMGETIDEVHTALRDLHDAGCDIVTITQYLRPSPRHHPVERWVHPDEFVALSSYAEGLGFAGVLAGPLVRSSYRAGKLYAQAARVRFADRPPVS; translated from the coding sequence GTGACTGTGGTGCCTGAAGGTCGGAAGCTCCTGCGTCTGGAAGTGCGCAACGCGCAGACGCCCATCGAACGCAAGCCACCCTGGATCAAGACCCGGGCCAAGATGGGTCCGGAGTACACCGAGCTCAAGGGCCTGGTGCGCCGCGAAGGCCTGCACACGGTGTGCGAGGAGGCCGGCTGCCCCAACATCTTCGAGTGCTGGGAGGACCGGGAGGCCACGTTCCTGATCGGCGGCGAGCAGTGCACGCGACGCTGCGACTTCTGCCAGATCGACACCGGCAAGCCGGCCGAGCTGGACCGCGACGAACCGCGCCGGGTCGCCGAGAGCGTGCAGGCGATGGGGCTGAAGTACTCGACGGTGACCGGTGTGGCCCGCGACGACCTGCCCGACGGTGGGGCGTGGCTGTACGCCGAGACAGTCCGTCAGATCCATGCGCTCAACCCGAACACCGGGGTGGAGTTGCTGGCCCCGGACTTCAACGGCAACCCGGACCAGTTGGCCGAGGTGTTCGAGTCACGCCCAGAAGTGTTCGCGCACAACGTCGAAACGGTGCCGCGCATCTTCAAGCGGATTCGTCCGGCGTTCCGCTACGACCGCAGCCTGGCCGTGATCACCGCCGCCCGCAACTTCGGTCTGGTCACCAAGTCCAACCTGATCCTCGGGATGGGCGAGACCATCGACGAGGTGCACACCGCGCTGCGCGACCTGCACGACGCCGGCTGCGACATCGTCACCATCACCCAGTATCTGCGGCCGTCCCCGCGCCACCACCCGGTGGAGCGCTGGGTGCACCCCGACGAGTTCGTCGCCCTGTCGAGCTATGCCGAGGGCCTGGGATTCGCCGGCGTGCTGGCCGGTCCGCTGGTTCGTTCGTCGTACCGCGCGGGCAAGCTCTATGCGCAGGCCGCGCGGGTTCGGTTCGCCGATCGGCCCCCCGTATCCTGA
- the lipB gene encoding lipoyl(octanoyl) transferase LipB has product MTSIRSAATAPLEVRRLGTLDYEAAWDLQREIADARVAGGPDTLLLLQHPAVYTAGKRTEPHERPVDGTPVVDTDRGGKITWHGPGQLVGYPIIGLAEPLDVVNFVRRLEQALISVCADLGLETGRVEGRSGVWVAGDGLRPARKVGAIGIRVSRATTLHGFALNCDCDLSAFSSIVPCGIADAGVTSLTAELGRRITVEEVTDRVAATVSDALDGRLEVALNVG; this is encoded by the coding sequence GTGACATCCATCCGCTCGGCCGCCACTGCTCCCCTCGAGGTGCGACGCCTGGGCACGCTCGATTACGAAGCCGCCTGGGACCTACAGCGCGAGATCGCCGACGCCAGGGTGGCCGGCGGGCCGGACACCCTGCTGCTGCTCCAGCACCCCGCCGTCTACACCGCGGGCAAGCGCACCGAGCCGCACGAACGCCCGGTGGACGGCACCCCCGTCGTCGACACGGACCGCGGCGGCAAGATCACCTGGCACGGCCCCGGACAGCTGGTGGGCTACCCGATCATCGGGTTGGCCGAACCGCTGGATGTGGTGAATTTCGTTCGGCGCCTTGAACAAGCACTCATCAGCGTGTGCGCGGATCTCGGCCTGGAAACGGGCCGGGTCGAGGGACGGTCCGGCGTCTGGGTTGCCGGCGACGGGCTCAGGCCGGCCCGCAAGGTCGGGGCGATCGGGATCCGGGTGTCCCGCGCGACGACGCTGCACGGGTTCGCGCTGAACTGTGACTGCGATCTGTCGGCGTTCTCCTCGATCGTGCCGTGCGGGATCGCCGACGCCGGCGTGACGTCGCTGACCGCCGAACTCGGCCGCCGCATCACCGTCGAGGAAGTCACCGACCGGGTCGCCGCCACCGTGAGCGACGCGCTGGACGGGCGGCTGGAAGTGGCACTGAACGTAGGATGA